In Pseudofrankia saprophytica, one genomic interval encodes:
- a CDS encoding ABC transporter substrate-binding protein, whose protein sequence is MTHRSGPEISIVATPPATRWTMRGQHARNLLDGLPSVRARYRRAGLRLTALSALAASLFLTAGCGSGGDNSDENPPADSAPSTAGVLGPAAPAQGTPVRIGTISDGKTPFGDVSIQFHVADATIKYLNEHRSGIAGRPIQLVTCEAQADPSKSIDCANRMIQENVVAVVLPELTAMDDVWRTLHDAKMPVMLFGASSSTLLADTESTFTLGDPLFGRVSLPIQLAKDSGATKVTAIVIDVPAALSLYDTIAPPIFEEAGIGLKVVRVPPGTPDMTPQLQSLAASDPGVVQIVGNDAFCISALNGLRAIGFNGKITAIAQCITDATRRAVPADMLEGIAVAAATPIGTDNPSTRLYNAVVETYGNGIDTSSAGGVSMFIALAGFQAATEGISGRDITPEAIVAAIKAMPEKELPGAGGLRFRCNGKASPTAPAICVRGGLITTLNAKGQPTDYKAVGSSPIGG, encoded by the coding sequence ATGACCCACCGATCCGGTCCTGAGATCTCCATCGTCGCGACGCCCCCGGCGACGAGATGGACGATGCGCGGGCAGCATGCGAGGAACCTCCTCGACGGGCTGCCTTCCGTGCGGGCGCGGTATCGGCGGGCGGGCCTGCGCCTGACCGCCTTATCCGCCCTGGCCGCGAGCCTGTTCCTGACTGCCGGATGTGGGAGCGGTGGCGACAACAGCGACGAGAACCCGCCAGCGGACAGCGCCCCGAGCACGGCCGGGGTGCTCGGGCCGGCGGCCCCGGCCCAGGGGACCCCGGTCCGGATCGGAACAATCTCGGACGGCAAGACCCCCTTCGGGGACGTGTCCATCCAGTTCCACGTGGCCGACGCCACCATCAAGTACCTGAACGAGCACCGCTCTGGCATCGCCGGCCGGCCTATTCAACTGGTCACGTGTGAGGCCCAGGCGGACCCGAGCAAGAGCATCGACTGCGCGAACCGCATGATCCAGGAGAACGTCGTCGCCGTCGTCCTGCCCGAGCTGACAGCGATGGATGACGTCTGGAGGACGCTGCACGACGCGAAGATGCCGGTGATGCTCTTCGGCGCGAGCAGCTCGACGCTGCTGGCCGACACCGAGTCGACCTTCACCCTGGGTGATCCGCTGTTCGGCCGGGTGAGCCTGCCCATCCAGCTCGCGAAGGACTCCGGCGCCACCAAGGTGACGGCGATCGTGATCGACGTGCCGGCCGCGCTGAGTCTCTATGACACGATCGCGCCGCCGATATTCGAGGAAGCCGGCATCGGCCTCAAGGTCGTCCGGGTTCCCCCGGGCACCCCCGACATGACGCCCCAGCTGCAGAGCCTGGCCGCCAGCGACCCCGGAGTCGTGCAGATCGTGGGGAACGACGCGTTCTGCATCAGCGCGTTGAACGGTCTGCGGGCGATCGGATTCAACGGCAAGATCACCGCTATCGCGCAGTGCATCACCGACGCGACCCGCCGGGCGGTGCCGGCGGACATGCTCGAGGGGATAGCCGTCGCCGCCGCGACGCCGATCGGAACGGACAACCCGTCGACACGCCTTTACAACGCCGTCGTGGAAACCTACGGCAACGGCATCGACACCAGCTCGGCCGGCGGGGTGAGCATGTTCATCGCGCTCGCCGGCTTCCAGGCGGCGACCGAGGGGATCTCAGGGAGAGACATCACCCCGGAGGCCATCGTCGCTGCAATCAAGGCGATGCCGGAGAAGGAGCTGCCGGGCGCGGGCGGCTTGCGGTTCCGCTGCAACGGCAAGGCCAGCCCGACAGCGCCGGCGATCTGCGTCCGCGGCGGGCTGATCACCACCCTGAACGCCAAGGGCCAGCCCACTGACTATAAGGCGGTCGGTTCCTCTCCCATCGGAGGCTGA
- a CDS encoding AAA family ATPase — MSEQPVSPAEVAWFAQRCDLVVRNVERVIRGKTDVIRLAVLCLAAEGHLLIDDVPGVGKTSIAKALARSIAGTMRRIQCTPDLLPTDVTGVNIWNADTRKFEFQPGPVFANVVLADEVNRASPKTQSALLEVMEERQVTLDGTAYPLERPFLVIATQNPVEHGGTFDLPEAQIDRFMMRLAVGYPSHEAEVDMLASRSAGQSVEDLAPVVSAADAQLMTATVRRVHISRDLLSYVVTIVDATRRRGELRLGASPRGGLALVVAAQAHAAAEGRAFVIPDDVKTLAPHVLGHRLLLRPEAELNGVTAEKVLGSILVGIPVPGERPAFR, encoded by the coding sequence GTGTCCGAGCAGCCAGTGTCGCCGGCCGAGGTGGCGTGGTTCGCGCAGCGGTGCGACCTGGTCGTCCGCAACGTCGAACGCGTCATCCGCGGCAAGACGGATGTCATCCGGCTGGCTGTGCTCTGCCTCGCCGCCGAGGGTCATCTGCTCATCGATGACGTGCCGGGCGTGGGCAAGACGTCGATCGCGAAGGCGCTGGCGAGGTCGATCGCTGGCACGATGCGCCGGATCCAGTGCACGCCGGACCTGCTGCCGACCGATGTCACCGGCGTCAACATCTGGAATGCCGACACCAGGAAGTTCGAGTTCCAGCCCGGCCCCGTGTTCGCGAACGTCGTACTCGCCGACGAGGTGAACCGGGCGTCACCGAAGACGCAGTCCGCGCTGTTGGAGGTGATGGAGGAACGGCAGGTGACCCTCGACGGAACCGCCTACCCGCTGGAGCGGCCCTTCCTGGTCATCGCCACCCAGAACCCGGTCGAGCACGGCGGCACCTTCGACCTGCCCGAGGCGCAGATCGACCGGTTCATGATGCGCCTCGCGGTCGGCTACCCGAGCCACGAGGCGGAGGTGGACATGCTGGCCAGCCGGTCGGCCGGCCAGTCGGTCGAGGACCTGGCGCCGGTGGTGTCCGCCGCCGATGCGCAGCTGATGACCGCGACGGTGCGGCGCGTCCACATAAGCCGCGACCTGCTCAGCTACGTCGTGACGATCGTGGACGCCACCCGCCGGCGCGGCGAGCTCCGGCTGGGCGCGAGCCCCCGCGGGGGTCTCGCGCTCGTCGTCGCGGCGCAGGCGCACGCGGCGGCCGAGGGACGCGCCTTCGTCATTCCCGACGACGTCAAGACGCTCGCCCCGCATGTTCTCGGGCATCGGCTGCTCCTGCGCCCGGAGGCCGAGCTGAACGGCGTGACCGCCGAGAAGGTGCTCGGCTCGATTCTCGTCGGGATCCCGGTACCCGGCGAACGGCCGGCCTTCCGATGA